The proteins below are encoded in one region of Coffea arabica cultivar ET-39 chromosome 4c, Coffea Arabica ET-39 HiFi, whole genome shotgun sequence:
- the LOC113739278 gene encoding uncharacterized protein codes for MSGDAFCATEGDICATEGDIVENMNPPKVLNSLNFPGLPNHRLELKKGAHIIFLRNLNQSKGLCNGMRLIFTRLGDKVIEAEVMTESNIGDLLLIFRISLTLQSIRTLFPIKRRQFPVKVAFAMTINKSQGQALSNIGVYLLEPVFSHDQLYVALSCATSLSGLKILIVNRDSDP; via the coding sequence ATGAGTGGTGATGCTTTTTGTGCCACCGAAGGAGACATTTGTGCCACCGAAGGAGACATTGTTGAAAACATGAATCCTCCTAAAGTTCTGAACTCATTGAATTTTCCTGGACTTCCAAATCATCGTTTGGAATTGAAAAAAGGAGCACACataatttttttgagaaatcttAATCAGTCAAAGGGTCTTTGCAATGGAATGCGACTTATCTTTACCAGATTGGGAGATAAAGTCATCGAAGCAGAAGTTATGACAGAATccaatattggagatttattaTTGATATTTCGAATCTCTTTAACACTTCAGAGTATACGCACTCTGTTCCCAATTAAAAGGAGGCAATTTCCAGTGAAAGTAGCATTTGCAATGACTATTAATAAAAGTCAGGGTCAAGCATTGAGCAATATTGGCGTTTACCTTCTTGAACCTGTTTTTTCTCATGATCAACTTTATGTTGCTCTTTCCTGTGCTACTTCTCTATCTGGATTGAAAATACTCATTGTTAATAGAGATAGTGATCCatga
- the LOC113739277 gene encoding galactoside 2-alpha-L-fucosyltransferase-like, with protein MNSVRLLGGSVREPPGSDDGGYGAGAIKCLPCFSDKVLVLEDVRQVDIISVRPRWMCRGHLHGGLGMKPGSGIVLKTGMGSDEGRGDFTSDTRGGRDDALGVNSSQSAEVPKDKLLAGLLPEGLDENSCLSRYQLVMYQKQQMRRPSSHLIHRLRKYESLHKKCGPLTESYNRTLEYMKLGKYTNSTACKYVVWTAIHGLGNRLLTLASAFLYALLTNRVLLIDPGAKIADVLCEPFPEVSWSLPSNFPVTSRQFNAFRKNSPQSYGNMLKNNILGNSTSTLPPYVYLNLVGGYNDYDQLFFCDEHQSILQKVTWLIIKSDIYFVPSLFLIPSFEQELSNLFPEKELVFHYLGRYLFHPTNSVWGLITRNYDAYLARADERIGIQIRIFDRRNQGPYVLDQILACVRKEYLLPRINQSKSIFIPSDDQKPKTKAVLVTSLTSWYSEQIRNMYLQHPTVTGEVIQVHQPSQEKYQQTGKQMHDRKALAEIYLLSFSDKLVTSACSTFGYVAQSLGGLKPWILYRPEKLKAPDPPCQRAVSLEPCFHSPPSYDCKRKKGIDTGKLVPHVQHCEDRKKGIKLVDRNEDL; from the exons ATGAACAGTGTCCGCTTACTTGGTGGGAGTGTGAgggag ccgcctgggagtgatgacggaGGATATGGTGCAGGTGCCATCAAGTGCCTCccgtgcttttcagataaagtgCTGGTCCTGGAAGATGTCAGGCAGGTTGACATCATCAGTGTGCGGCCGAGGTGGATGTGCCGAGGTCACCTACACGGTGGACTAGGGATGAAGCCGGGCTCTGGGATTGTGCTCAAGACAGGGATGGGCTCCGATGAGGGACGAGGTGACTTCACCTCGGACACGCggggtggccgag ACGATGCTTTGGGAGTCAATTCTTCCCAGAGCGCTGAGGTACCGAAGGATAAGCTTCTCGCTGGCCTGCTGCCTGAAGGATTAGATGAAAACTCATGTCTAAGTAGGTATCAATTAGTCATGTATCAAAAACAGCAAATGCGCCGGCCTTCTTCCCATCTCATCCACAGGTTAAGAAAATATGAATCCCTGCATAAAAAATGTGGACCACTTACAGAATCCTACAACAGAACCTTGGAATATATGAAGTTAGGCAAATACACCAATTCCACAGCTTGTAAGTACGTTGTGTGGACTGCAATTCATGGTTTAGGAAACAGATTACTTACTCTGGCATCTGCTTTTCTTTATGCTCTACTCACAAACAGAGTCTTACTCATTGATCCTGGAGCTAAGATTGCTGATGTTTTGTGCGAACCATTTCCTGAGGTTTCCTGGTCACTTCCCTCTAATTTCCCTGTAACATCTCGTCAGTTCAATGCCTTCCGTAAGAACTCTCCTCAGAGCTATGGGAATATGCTGAAAAACAACATTCTTGGTAATTCAACTTCAACCCTTCCACCTTATGTGTATCTCAATCTAGTTGGTGGCTATAATGATTATGACCAGCTTTTCTTTTGTGATGAGCACCAATCTATTCTGCAGAAAGTAACTTGGCTGATTATAAAATCAGATATCTATTTTGTCCCATCTCTTTTTCTGATCCCATCGTTTGAGCAAGAATTAAGTAACCTCTTTCCTGAGAAAGAATTGGTTTTTCATTACTTGGGTCGATACCTCTTCCATCCAACCAACTCTGTTTGGGGGCTTATCACCAGAaactatgatgcttatttagcCAGAGCAGATGAAAGGATAGGCATCCAGATAAGAATCTTTGACCGGCGCAATCAAGGCCCTTACGTATTAGATCAGATTTTGGCTTGTGTACGAAAGGAGTATCTTCTACCACGAATCAATCAAAGCAAATCCATATTCATTCCCTCTGACGATCAAAAACCCAAGACTAAAGCTGTGCTGGTGACATCTTTAACCTCTTGGTACTCCGAACAAATAAGAAACATGTACTTGCAACATCCAACAGTCACAGGAGAAGTGATTCAAGTACACCAGCcaagtcaagaaaaatatcaaCAAACTGGGAAGCAGATGCACGACAGGAAAGCCTTAGCAGAAATATATCTATTGAGCTTCTCTGATAAGTTGGTTACAAGTGCTTGCTCGACTTTCGGTTATGTAGCTCAGAGTCTTGGAGGTCTGAAGCCATGGATTCTTTATAGGCCTGAAAAGCTTAAGGCCCCAGATCCACCGTGTCAGCGTGCTGTGTCATTGGAACCTTGTTTCCACTCCCCTCCATCTTACGATTGCAAAAGGAAGAAAGGCATTGACACAGGAAAACTTGTTCCACATGTCCAGCATTGTGAAGATAGGAAGAAGGGCATAAAACTTGTTGATAGAAATGAAGACTTGTGA